The Falco cherrug isolate bFalChe1 chromosome 15, bFalChe1.pri, whole genome shotgun sequence genome includes a region encoding these proteins:
- the YIPF6 gene encoding protein YIPF6 isoform X1 — translation MGPGGCSPGHRSGPDRRHAARAPPCWRGGAGGQPPLALPWTPWRCVTRQPSPRVVMTYFGHVARVANMAAAEGSSAGGPLFAGLADVSISEDIPVEGEITVPVGSHSPDEDYSTLDEPVRDTIMRDLKAVGKKFVHVMYPKKSSALLRDWDLWGPLVLCVSLALMLQGGSADSKDDGGPQFAEVFVIIWFGAVVITLNSKLLGGTISFFQSLCVLGYCVLPLTVAMLVCRLVLLAGSGTVSFIIRLIVVVAMFGWSTLASTAFLADSQPPNRKALVVYPIFLFYFVISWMILTFTPQ, via the exons ATGGGCCCCGGGGGCTGCAGTCCGGGTCACCGCTCCGGGCCGGACCGGCGGCATGCGGCAAGGGCGCCCCCTTGCtggcggggcggagcgggggggcagcccccgctCGCGTTGCCATGGACGCCCTGGCGGTGCGTGACGCGGCAGCCGTCGCCGCGCGTAGTGATGACGTATTTCGGCCACGTCGCCCGAGTAGCCAAcatggcggcggcggagggCAGCAGTGCCGGGGGGCCGTTG ttTGCAGGTCTTGCAGATGTGTCAATATCTGAAGATATTCCAGTGGAAGGGGAAATTACTGTTCCTGTTGGATCTCACTCTCCTGATGAAGACTACTCCACACTGGATGAGCCTGTTAGGGATACTATT ATGAGAGATCTGAAGGCTGTTGGGAAAAAATTTGTCCATGTCATGTATCCAAAGAAGAGTAGTGCACTTCTCAGAGACT GGGATCTTTGGGGCCCTTTGGTGCTTTGTGTCTCGCTTGCACT GATGCTTCAGGGTGGATCAGCAGATAGTAAAGACGATGGAGGACCCCAGTTTGCTGAAGTCTTTGTCATAATCTGGTTTGGTGCAGTTGTCATCACACTAAACTCAAAGCTTCTTGGAGGAACTAT ATCCTTTTTTCAGAGCCTGTGTGTTCTGGGTTACTGTGTCCTGCCTCTGACAGTAGCAATGCTGGTGTGCAGGCTGGTACTGCTGGCGGGTTCTGGGACTGTCAGCTTCATTATACGTCTTATCGTAGTAGTAGCTATGTTTGGTTGGTCAACGTTAG cATCTACAGCTTTCCTGGCAGACAGTCAGCCTCCAAACCGCAAAGCTCTTGTTGTGTACCCCATCTTCCTCTTCTACTTTGTTATCAGCTGGATGATTCTCACCTTTACACCTCAGTGA
- the YIPF6 gene encoding protein YIPF6 isoform X2 codes for MMRDLKAVGKKFVHVMYPKKSSALLRDWDLWGPLVLCVSLALMLQGGSADSKDDGGPQFAEVFVIIWFGAVVITLNSKLLGGTISFFQSLCVLGYCVLPLTVAMLVCRLVLLAGSGTVSFIIRLIVVVAMFGWSTLASTAFLADSQPPNRKALVVYPIFLFYFVISWMILTFTPQ; via the exons ATG ATGAGAGATCTGAAGGCTGTTGGGAAAAAATTTGTCCATGTCATGTATCCAAAGAAGAGTAGTGCACTTCTCAGAGACT GGGATCTTTGGGGCCCTTTGGTGCTTTGTGTCTCGCTTGCACT GATGCTTCAGGGTGGATCAGCAGATAGTAAAGACGATGGAGGACCCCAGTTTGCTGAAGTCTTTGTCATAATCTGGTTTGGTGCAGTTGTCATCACACTAAACTCAAAGCTTCTTGGAGGAACTAT ATCCTTTTTTCAGAGCCTGTGTGTTCTGGGTTACTGTGTCCTGCCTCTGACAGTAGCAATGCTGGTGTGCAGGCTGGTACTGCTGGCGGGTTCTGGGACTGTCAGCTTCATTATACGTCTTATCGTAGTAGTAGCTATGTTTGGTTGGTCAACGTTAG cATCTACAGCTTTCCTGGCAGACAGTCAGCCTCCAAACCGCAAAGCTCTTGTTGTGTACCCCATCTTCCTCTTCTACTTTGTTATCAGCTGGATGATTCTCACCTTTACACCTCAGTGA